The following proteins are encoded in a genomic region of Drosophila bipectinata strain 14024-0381.07 chromosome XL, DbipHiC1v2, whole genome shotgun sequence:
- the mh gene encoding DNA-dependent metalloprotease SPRTN isoform X2 — protein sequence MEMDYEDYQMALKLQAEINKQEEKAKIYNKGRSVLSRPKDQDEDLRWVYPKPPQASTSKAIAPGRGVQAQHNEFLNQTQNLVHPEWELIDPTPDIYAMFLRFDEKFFQKRLGGVCLEWSKRMTTCAGICYQRGNFHIKEITIRLSEPLLKLRPRKDLVETLLHEMIHAYCFVLNIREGNGGHGPNFKRIMGLINQTAGTNITVYHSFHDEVAAYRTHVWRCTGICQNHAPFQGWVRRSTNRAPGPYDQWWEKHQRDCGGTFQKISGPENGKNPSTKEKILKGPKPVQEKSPLDGWLGRKTVNPSGASTSAGLTNNRGSVGAAAPMLTGLAAAVPPTSYPGPSTAPFAGAGGSSGSVNRGANIMSFGDLTKGTGPDKENERNGGAAMTGVGYQMSTSKDSGAVIDITGEPNVSSTPHPRERWLRRVEQNSGAQKEPPAKRRRTMENDEPIISWESFDDDLQIGEATIPMIEVLDSDDEADGAVVSPDPELLASQELMAQIKREVMLDESAQFDEDDIVMIDNEYDENLDKMKDQSMDAAAELADQSLIDDFFGEDTLLRDFHTQNDVQAVGHQNSGDASGEIVSCPICFERLQRGQLGNHLDGCSIKVSVEPPSFKPKNIAGGSKGKKSSTAGGASTSFASTSTRASKTSTTNTRSSSGQSTRKKLQEYGYTAEEVAALDLSDSSDVAETSMTKKNTVEPLTPRQLRQRGLFKVTVQCPRCGGEFLGHQLEAHRTVCPGKQKR from the exons atggaAATG GATTACGAAGACTATCAGATGGCACTGAAGCTCCAGGCCGAGATCAACAAGCAGGAGGAGAAAGCCAAAATATACAACAAAGGGCGTTCGGTCTTGAGCCGCCCGAAAGATCAAGATGAAGACTTACGTTGGGTTTATCCCAAGCCCCCCCAG GCCAGCACTTCCAAAGCCATTGCTCCCGGGCGTGGAGTTCAAGCTCAACATAACGAATTTCTCAACCAGACCCAAAATCTCGTTCATCCCGAGTGGGAGCTGATTGATCCCACACCAGATATATACGCCATGTTCCTGCGATTCGACGAGAAATTCTTCCAGAAGCGCCTGGGCGGCGTGTGCCTGGAGTGGAGCAAGCGCATGACAACCTGTGCCGGTATTTGCTACCAACGTGGCAATTTCCATATCAAGGAGATAACCATCCGCCTGAGCGAGCCTCTGCTCAAGTTGCGTCCGCGCAAGGATCTCGTAGAGACGCTATTG CACGAGATGATTCATGCCTACTGCTTCGTCCTGAATATCCGTGAAGGCAACGGCGGGCATGGCCCGAACTTCAAGCGCATCATGGGTTTGATCAACCAGACGGCCGGAACCAACATCACCGTCTACCACTCCTTTCACGATGAAGTGGCCGCCTACCGCACCCATGTTTGGCGCTGCACGGGCATCTGTCAGAATCATGCGCCCTTCCAGGGCTGGGTTCGGCGCAGCACCAACCGTGCGCCAGGTCCATATGATCAGTGGTGGGAGAAGCATCAGCGCGATTGCGGCGGCACTTTCCAGAAGATAAGTGGTCCGGAAAACGGCAAGAACCCATCTACAAAAGAGAAGATCCTGAAGGGGCCAAAGCCAGTGCAGGAAAAATCCCCTCTCGATGGGTGGCTGGGAAGGAAGACGGTTAATCCTTCGGGTGCCTCAACCTCTGCAGGATTGACCAACAATCGGGGATCTGTAGGTGCTGCAGCACCCATGCTAACGGGCTTGGCCGCCGCCGTGCCACCCACATCCTACCCGGGCCCGTCGACAGCACCGTTTGCCGGGGCTGGGGGATCAAGCGGATCGGTGAATCGCGGAGCCAACATCATGAGCTTTGGTGACTTGACCAAGGGCACTGGGCCAGACAAGGAGAACGAGCGCAATGGTGGCGCCGCAATGACTGGAGTGGGCTACCAAATGAGTACCAGCAAAGACTCTGGCGCTGTCATTGATATAACTGGAGAACCGAACGTATCGTCTACTCCGCATCCTCGCGAGCGTTGGCTGCGCCGCGTCGAACAGAACTCTGGCGCCCAGAAGGAGCCGCCAGCCAAGCGTCGTCGTACAATGGAAAATGACGAGCCGATCATCTCTTGGGAGAGCTTCGATGATGATTTACAAATCGGTGAGGCGACAATTCCAATGATTGAAGTGCTAGACAGCGACGACGAAGCCGATGGTGCGGTCGTTTCGCCCGACCCGGAGTTGCTGGCCAGCCAGGAGCTGATGGCACAGATCAAGCGCGAGGTGATGCTAGACGAGTCAGCACAGTTCGACGAAGATGATATCGTTATGATCGATAACGAGTACGATGAGAATTTGGACAAAATGAAGGATCAGAGCATGGACGCGGCCGCCGAACTGGCCGATCAGTCACTGATTGATGATTTCTTTGGGGAGGATACCCTATTGCGCGACTTCCACACCCAGAACGATGTCCAGGCGGTCGGGCATCAGAACTCGGGAGACGCATCCGGGGAAATTGTGTCCTGTCCCATTTGCTTTGAGAGGCTCCAGCGTGGTCAGCTGGGCAATCACCTGGACGGCTGCAGCATCAAAGTTAGCGTCGAGCCGCCATCCTTCAAGCCAAAGAACATCGCTGGAGGATCCAAGGGAAAGAAGTCATCCACCGCAGGCGGTGCTTCCACATCCTTTG CTTCCACTTCAACTCGTGCCTCAAAGACATCCACTACCAATACTCGCTCATCTTCCGGCCAATCGACCCGTAAGAAGCTCCAGGAATACGGATACACCGCTGAAGAGGTTGCCGCCTTGGACTTGAGCGACTCCAGCGACGTGGCTGAAACTTCGATGACTAAGAAGAATACGGTGGAACCACTGACTCCGCGCCAGCTCCGCCAGCGCGGTCTCTTCAAGGTGACGGTCCAGTGCCCCCGTTGCGGTGGCGAGTTCCTAGGCCACCAGCTTGAGGCCCACCGTACCGTCTGCCCAGGCAAGCAGAAGCGTTAA
- the mh gene encoding DNA-dependent metalloprotease SPRTN isoform X1 translates to MSYDADYLYALRLQQELDAEESDEPASSGEKDYEDYQMALKLQAEINKQEEKAKIYNKGRSVLSRPKDQDEDLRWVYPKPPQASTSKAIAPGRGVQAQHNEFLNQTQNLVHPEWELIDPTPDIYAMFLRFDEKFFQKRLGGVCLEWSKRMTTCAGICYQRGNFHIKEITIRLSEPLLKLRPRKDLVETLLHEMIHAYCFVLNIREGNGGHGPNFKRIMGLINQTAGTNITVYHSFHDEVAAYRTHVWRCTGICQNHAPFQGWVRRSTNRAPGPYDQWWEKHQRDCGGTFQKISGPENGKNPSTKEKILKGPKPVQEKSPLDGWLGRKTVNPSGASTSAGLTNNRGSVGAAAPMLTGLAAAVPPTSYPGPSTAPFAGAGGSSGSVNRGANIMSFGDLTKGTGPDKENERNGGAAMTGVGYQMSTSKDSGAVIDITGEPNVSSTPHPRERWLRRVEQNSGAQKEPPAKRRRTMENDEPIISWESFDDDLQIGEATIPMIEVLDSDDEADGAVVSPDPELLASQELMAQIKREVMLDESAQFDEDDIVMIDNEYDENLDKMKDQSMDAAAELADQSLIDDFFGEDTLLRDFHTQNDVQAVGHQNSGDASGEIVSCPICFERLQRGQLGNHLDGCSIKVSVEPPSFKPKNIAGGSKGKKSSTAGGASTSFASTSTRASKTSTTNTRSSSGQSTRKKLQEYGYTAEEVAALDLSDSSDVAETSMTKKNTVEPLTPRQLRQRGLFKVTVQCPRCGGEFLGHQLEAHRTVCPGKQKR, encoded by the exons ATGTCATACGATGCGGACTATTTGTACGCTCTCAGATTGCAACAGGAGCTGGACGCCGAAGAGTCAGATGAGCCGGCTTCCAGTGGCGAAAAA GATTACGAAGACTATCAGATGGCACTGAAGCTCCAGGCCGAGATCAACAAGCAGGAGGAGAAAGCCAAAATATACAACAAAGGGCGTTCGGTCTTGAGCCGCCCGAAAGATCAAGATGAAGACTTACGTTGGGTTTATCCCAAGCCCCCCCAG GCCAGCACTTCCAAAGCCATTGCTCCCGGGCGTGGAGTTCAAGCTCAACATAACGAATTTCTCAACCAGACCCAAAATCTCGTTCATCCCGAGTGGGAGCTGATTGATCCCACACCAGATATATACGCCATGTTCCTGCGATTCGACGAGAAATTCTTCCAGAAGCGCCTGGGCGGCGTGTGCCTGGAGTGGAGCAAGCGCATGACAACCTGTGCCGGTATTTGCTACCAACGTGGCAATTTCCATATCAAGGAGATAACCATCCGCCTGAGCGAGCCTCTGCTCAAGTTGCGTCCGCGCAAGGATCTCGTAGAGACGCTATTG CACGAGATGATTCATGCCTACTGCTTCGTCCTGAATATCCGTGAAGGCAACGGCGGGCATGGCCCGAACTTCAAGCGCATCATGGGTTTGATCAACCAGACGGCCGGAACCAACATCACCGTCTACCACTCCTTTCACGATGAAGTGGCCGCCTACCGCACCCATGTTTGGCGCTGCACGGGCATCTGTCAGAATCATGCGCCCTTCCAGGGCTGGGTTCGGCGCAGCACCAACCGTGCGCCAGGTCCATATGATCAGTGGTGGGAGAAGCATCAGCGCGATTGCGGCGGCACTTTCCAGAAGATAAGTGGTCCGGAAAACGGCAAGAACCCATCTACAAAAGAGAAGATCCTGAAGGGGCCAAAGCCAGTGCAGGAAAAATCCCCTCTCGATGGGTGGCTGGGAAGGAAGACGGTTAATCCTTCGGGTGCCTCAACCTCTGCAGGATTGACCAACAATCGGGGATCTGTAGGTGCTGCAGCACCCATGCTAACGGGCTTGGCCGCCGCCGTGCCACCCACATCCTACCCGGGCCCGTCGACAGCACCGTTTGCCGGGGCTGGGGGATCAAGCGGATCGGTGAATCGCGGAGCCAACATCATGAGCTTTGGTGACTTGACCAAGGGCACTGGGCCAGACAAGGAGAACGAGCGCAATGGTGGCGCCGCAATGACTGGAGTGGGCTACCAAATGAGTACCAGCAAAGACTCTGGCGCTGTCATTGATATAACTGGAGAACCGAACGTATCGTCTACTCCGCATCCTCGCGAGCGTTGGCTGCGCCGCGTCGAACAGAACTCTGGCGCCCAGAAGGAGCCGCCAGCCAAGCGTCGTCGTACAATGGAAAATGACGAGCCGATCATCTCTTGGGAGAGCTTCGATGATGATTTACAAATCGGTGAGGCGACAATTCCAATGATTGAAGTGCTAGACAGCGACGACGAAGCCGATGGTGCGGTCGTTTCGCCCGACCCGGAGTTGCTGGCCAGCCAGGAGCTGATGGCACAGATCAAGCGCGAGGTGATGCTAGACGAGTCAGCACAGTTCGACGAAGATGATATCGTTATGATCGATAACGAGTACGATGAGAATTTGGACAAAATGAAGGATCAGAGCATGGACGCGGCCGCCGAACTGGCCGATCAGTCACTGATTGATGATTTCTTTGGGGAGGATACCCTATTGCGCGACTTCCACACCCAGAACGATGTCCAGGCGGTCGGGCATCAGAACTCGGGAGACGCATCCGGGGAAATTGTGTCCTGTCCCATTTGCTTTGAGAGGCTCCAGCGTGGTCAGCTGGGCAATCACCTGGACGGCTGCAGCATCAAAGTTAGCGTCGAGCCGCCATCCTTCAAGCCAAAGAACATCGCTGGAGGATCCAAGGGAAAGAAGTCATCCACCGCAGGCGGTGCTTCCACATCCTTTG CTTCCACTTCAACTCGTGCCTCAAAGACATCCACTACCAATACTCGCTCATCTTCCGGCCAATCGACCCGTAAGAAGCTCCAGGAATACGGATACACCGCTGAAGAGGTTGCCGCCTTGGACTTGAGCGACTCCAGCGACGTGGCTGAAACTTCGATGACTAAGAAGAATACGGTGGAACCACTGACTCCGCGCCAGCTCCGCCAGCGCGGTCTCTTCAAGGTGACGGTCCAGTGCCCCCGTTGCGGTGGCGAGTTCCTAGGCCACCAGCTTGAGGCCCACCGTACCGTCTGCCCAGGCAAGCAGAAGCGTTAA
- the Alg14 gene encoding UDP-N-acetylglucosamine transferase subunit ALG14 gives MTYVILGSGGHTAEMGRLTKALLKQKDPTKVACYMPIRFILASSDSTSEEYLRQLLPKVAAKAEFIKVPRSRSVGQSWLTSIFTTLWALLWSCYLVWRDRPQLILCNGPGTCVPFCYAAHLLRTLGRLPSNSRIIFVESFCRVESLSLSGRLLLPLADLFVVHWPMLAQRYKHKSNLRYFGRIL, from the coding sequence ATGACCTATGTGATTCTGGGCTCCGGTGGCCACACGGCTGAGATGGGTCGCCTGACTAAGGCACTGCTGAAGCAGAAGGACCCTACCAAGGTGGCCTGCTACATGCCGATCCGCTTCATCCTGGCCAGTAGCGATTCCACATCGGAGGAGTATCTGCGGCAGCTATTGCCGAAAGTAGCCGCCAAGGCGGAGTTCATCAAAGTACCGCGCAGCCGCAGCGTGGGCCAGTCCTGGCTAACCAGCATCTTCACCACTCTGTGGGCTCTGCTCTGGAGCTGCTACTTGGTGTGGCGGGATCGTCCGCAGCTGATCCTCTGCAACGGACCCGGCACCTGTGTCCCCTTCTGCTATGCTGCTCACCTGTTGCGCACCCTCGGCCGCCTCCCCTCCAACTCTAGAATCATATTTGTGGAGAGTTTCTGTCGCGTGGAATCGCTATCCCTGAGTGGCCGCCTCCTCCTGCCGCTGGCGGATCTCTTTGTGGTCCACTGGCCGATGTTGGCCCAACGATATAAGCACAAGAGCAACCTGCGCTACTTTGGCCGTATCTTGTAA
- the LOC108124766 gene encoding uncharacterized protein → MFSAANGCKRVHSIEVEQPLEAERVEHSLLLVKGRLLPKCSSARQLKATLRLRGDRTVEQLTQLSSVGEFKLLFDLDSQEGVEDSLCYLELRSCTGVRLISITYKPRNSSYKVQPLFVLCQDEQADREQELHTLIDLNLRLVQSIYAHKLQSAGFPNRTFTLNGSCCSFRSQLTREQALAKSENELWQHLAGEIIACPQWGHQIRLKFVAFVACTTYDGAGVVASEDTSYANIRRHLKGHAALGGGGLALFGSAHFYAWPRTFSEIGDCVRSTERVDIARLPDESNYRRTYGGVYASTLGAVCHELGHCFDLGHTSEGVMGQGFDYLNRVLTVDQLTEHLPHRLVEGGAAAESAAGSAARPRFTKLKLQPGIKLLDNYHNQRRHDSFYFARNCAVILAHHRWLNPDLDIADPEPAEIQINWATKEIISNRTLRLVELRSNRNSLVAHYEEFQPEASVHRFLLPASLWDLLAEQRSHYAFVLTTSGDTKRLSCDS, encoded by the exons ATGTTCAGCGCCGCCAACGGCTGCAAGCGCGTCCACAGCATCGAGGTTGAGCAGCCGCTGGAGGCGGAGCGGGTGGAGCACAGTCTTCTGCTGGTCAAAGGACGCCTCCTTCCGAAGTGTTCATCCGCCCGCCAGTTGAAGGCCACACTCCGCCTGCGAGGCGATCGTACCGTGGAACAGCTTACCCAGCTCTCTTCTGTCGGGGAATTCAAGCTACTCTTTGACTTGGACAGCCAGGAAGGAGTCGAGGACTCCTTATGCTACCTGGAGCTGCGCTCCTGCACAGGTGTCCGTTTAATAAGTATCACTTACAAGCCAAGAAACAGCTCCTACAAG GTACAACCCCTGTTCGTTCTGTGCCAGGACGAGCAGGCTGACAGGGAGCAGGAACTCCACACACTCATTGATCTCAACTTGCGTCTGGTGCAGAGCATCTACGCCCACAAACTTCAGTCGGCCGGCTTTCCCAATCGGACTTTCACATTGAACGGATCCTGCTGTTCGTTCCGGAGCCAACTCACCCGGGAACAGGCTCTCGCCAAGAGCGAGAACGAGCTGTGGCAGCACTTGGCCGGTGAGATCATCGCCTGTCCGCAGTGGGGCCATCAGATTCGCCTGAAGTTTGTTGCCTTTGTGGCTTGCACAACGTACGACGGTGCCGGAGTGGTGGCTAGCGAGGACACATCGTACGCGAACATCCGACGACACCTCAAAGGACACGCCGCCTTGGGTGGCGGCGGATTGGCCCTATTCGGCAGTGCCCATTTCTACGCCTGGCCGCGAACCTTCTCGGAGATTGGAGACTGTGTCCGGAGCACTGAACGGGTGGACATTGCCCGGCTGCCGGACGAGAGCAACTATCGACGCACCTACGGCGGAGTGTACGCCAGCACTTTGGGTGCCGTGTGCCACGAACTGGGCCACTGCTTCGATCTGGGCCACACCTCCGAGGGGGTGATGGGCCAGGGATTTGACTATCTCAACCGAGTTCTCACTGTTGACCAGCTCACGGAGCACCTGCCGCATCGGTTGGTGGAGGGAGGAGCAGCCGCCGAGAGCGCCGCAGGATCGGCAGCCCGTCCCCGCTTCACCAAATTGAAACTCCAGCCCGGCATCAAGTTGCTGGACAACTATCACAATCAGAGACGCCACGACAGCTTCTACTTTGCCCGCAACTGTGCCGTGATCCTCGCCCATCATCGCTGGCTCAATCCTGACCTAGACATAGCGGATCCGGAGCCGGCCGAGATCCAGATTAATTGGGCCACCAAGGAGATCATCTCGAACAGGACACTGCGGCTGGTGGAGCTGCGCTCCAATCGCAACAGTTTGGTGGCCCATTACGAGGAGTTCCAGCCAGAGGCTTCGGTTCATCGCTTCCTGCTTCCAGCCTCACTGTGGGATCTCCTGGCGGAGCAACGTTCTCATTACGCATTTGTGCTCACCACCAGTGGTGATACTAAGCGCCTCTCCTGTGATTCATAG
- the LOC108124976 gene encoding glycolipid transfer protein encodes MAATEGSARIQFKTLKGFPPSTDDKLETQAFLNAAKEIVTVIESFGKLFTPVISDMNGNINKLTKAYGADVLKYQYLEDLIVLNVNVDDFAANALLWLKRGLQLICTFFENIYNDAQGKEALKQHLQDAYERTLKPYHGFIVQSTIKIIYSWVPTRSQLLGQGSALEENMTVLASYLPTMRSHLDAIDALLKAHSLDDARKV; translated from the exons atggCTGCTACCGAGGGATCAGCTCGAATTCAGTTCAAAACATTGAAGGGATTTCCGCCCAGCACCGATGATAAGCTGGAGACCCAGGCCTTCCTTAACGCCGCCAAGGAGATAGTGACAGTCATAG agAGCTTCGGCAAACTCTTTACGCCAGTGATCAGTGATATGAATGGAAATATTAAT AAACTAACTAAAGCCTATGGAGCGGATGTCCTGAAATACCAATATCTGGAGGATCTGATCGTGTTGAATGTTAACGTTGATGACTTTGCGGCCAATGCCCTGTTGTGGCTGAAGCGAGGACTCCAACTCATCTGCACCTTCTTCGAGAACATCTACAACGACGCCCAGGGCAAGGAGGCCCTCAAGCAGCATCTCCAAGATGCCTACGAGCGCACCCTGAAGCCCTATCACGGGTTCATCGTCCAGAGCACCATCAAG atAATTTATAGCTGGGTGCCTACTCGCAGCCAGCTGCTGGGCCAGGGATCCGCCCTCGAGGAGAACATGACCGTGCTGGCCAGCTACCTACCCACGATGCGCTCCCACCTGGACGCCATCGATGCACTGCTGAAGGCGCACAGCCTGGACGACGCCCGGAAAGTGTGA